The Acinetobacter chinensis genomic sequence TATGAGCTAAATCACAAATTATGTAAAGTCCGATGAATTGAATGTATTTGTCTAATATCTCAAAATATTTAAAAAACATTATACTTAATCACAGAATGACTATTATTTTGATCATTTTTAAAACAATCTAATTATTTAGGTAAACCAGCAGGCCTAAATCAGAAATTTATGTCATTTTTTATTCAGATTTCATCAGGAATTAAACCACTAATAAATTGATATTTTCAATCAATAAATACAAATCAATCTGTTTTATTTATGATTAATTTTCCTCATTTATCTGTCTTATTTTCCTGTCAGATTATTTCGGTCAGCTTATTCACTTGTTCTAAAAACAGTTTTTAGGTTGACAAAGTAAAGCTTAATTGTGCTTTTTTTAACCGTTACTATATTTAGAATAATTGCTCAATAAAATAATGTTCTTTTAGTTCATTGACTTAATAAAATGTTACAATACAATGCACAATGTTTAATCCATTTTTAACAAAACTGGTAACTATTATGAAAAAACTCGGTTTAGCCACTGCTTTATTATTAGCCATGACCGGTGCTCAAGCATATCAATTTGAAGTACAAGGTCAGTCTGAATATATTGACAACACAGTAAATGACAAAAACTTTACTGGTGCTGTTCAAGGGACTTACTACTTCAAAAATGTTGATTCTTCAAAAGGTCCACTGGCTGAAGCAGCGTTCTTAAACCAGGCTTCAAATGCATCCCTGGCTTATAACTATGGTGATTACGACGTTAAAGCTGATGCTGACAAAAACTTCGTATCTCACACAATCGGTGCAAAAGCTGAAGCTTATGTTCCTACTAAAGTTGTTCCTGTTTACGCAAGCGTTAACTACAACCACACAATCACTGACGGTAAAGACGGTCAGAAAGATGATGATGGCGACCGTTATGCACTTGAGTTCGGTGCGGTAGTTGCGCCTAACTTCCTTGTAGCTGTTGGTTATACAAGTGTTGCTGACCAGACTTCTTATGATGCTTTCAACATCATGAACAACGGTGTTGCTAAAGCTGCGCTTGAGTCTGCTGCAATCAACCAGGATCAGGATGCGATCACTGCACGTGCTAAATACGTAGGTGCTATTGATGGTACTAACATGGCTGTAGGTTTTGAATCTGGTATCGTTTACGGTGAAGATACTGCTTACAACCTGAAAACAGATCTTTATTTGACTCCTGCTTTAAGCGTTGGTGCTTCTTACGCTGAATCAAGCTATGCTGGTTCTCCAGACAAAGCATGGGCTGCAAACGTAAACTACTTCATCACTCCTGCTGTTGCAGTTGGTGCAAGCTACGTAAATGCAAACTACGAAGCTGATAAAACAGCTCGTACAACAGTTCGTGACACTCAGACTGTTGGCTTAAATGCTAAATTCCGCTTCTAAGTTATTTTAGAAACTGAATCAGAAAAGGACGCTTATGCGTCCTTTTTTTGTCTTCGTTATTTCAGCTGTTCCGGTGTCCGAACCAGATTCAGGAAATGCAGATGACGCTCATACTGATCAATAATATCCTGTAACAGATCTTCCTGTGTCCAGCCCATGACATCGTAGTTCTGCCCACCTTCCCTCAAAAAAACTTCTGCCTGATAATATTCAGCATCCATACCGTCATTGACCATAAACTCTGGTGGTGTCGTTTCACGTGAAACAACCTGGTAAATGAAATTGATTTCATTCAGATGATCCACCCTGAGCTGGAGTCCTGCCTCGACCTCTGAAATACTGACATCCAGTTTACGCTGCTGGAACTCATGCTGAATACTGAGAAAAGCCTGATGTACCGACTGAGCAATAAACTGTTTCACCTCGTCCTGCGTATGTGGATAATGCATGATCAGTCCTAGACGCTGCTGCCAGCTACGGGGATTCTGAATCGCACGGGGGGTAATGCGGGCAAGCTGTAAGGCTTCCATTTTAGTGGCATCCAGCCGTAATGCTTTCAGCAGTCCCCAACAGATCAACAGCATAATAAAAGTAAACGGTAATGCACTCATCATGGTTGCAGACTGGAGTGCCCCCAGTCCTCCCACGAGCAACAGTACAACTGCAAGTACCGCCATGAGCACAACCCAGAACAGGCGCTGCCATGCAGGAGAATCTTCAGTTTTTGCAGTCAGAATATCGGTCACCAGTGCCCCTGAATCTGCCGATGTCACAAAAAACAGCATGACCAGTATGGTTGCAACTGAACTCATCACGCCTGAAAATGGCAAAGTATGCAGAAATTCAAATAAAGCAACGGATGAGTCTTTCTGCACAGCCAGCATGAGACCCGTGTTTGCCTCCTGTAAAATACTGTACAGTGCAGAGTTCCCCATAAAGCCCATCCAGATCAGGGTAAAACCTGTCGGAATCAGCAGTACGCCGGAAATGAACTCTCTGATGCTCCGTCCACGGGATACACGGGCAATAAACATTCCTACAAATGGCGACCATGAAATCCACCATGCCCAGTACATGATGGTCCAGCCCCCTATCCAGCCATCTGACTGATAGGCATAAAGGTTAAATGTCATGCTGAACAGGCTGGAAATGTACTGACCGACATTCTGAACCGTTGTCTGCAGCAGATAAATCGTTGAACCTGCAAAAAACACAAACAACAGCAACAGTAGTGCAAGCCCCAGATTCAGTTCTGAAAGCCGTTTAATCCCTTTATCCAGTCCAAGAAATACGGACAGAGATGCCATGGCACTGACCACAACAATCAGAATGACCTGTGTCACAGCCGACTGCTCTACACCAAACAGATAGTTCAGACCGGAATTGATCTGTGTCACACCAAAACCCAGTGTGGTCGCAACACCGAAAACTGTTCCGATAGTGGCAAAAGTATCGACCGCATCCCCTGCGGGTCCATAGATTTTTTTACCAATGATCGGATAGAGTGCCGAACGTACTTTTAAAGGTAAATTATGCCGATACGCAAAATAAGCCAGGGATAATCCTACGACAGTATAGATAGCCCAGGCATGTAATCCCCAGTGAAAAAAAGTGATACGCATAGCCTGCTGGGCAGCCTGAATAGTCTGTGCCTCACCAGCAGGAGGAGAAACATAGTGCATGACCGGTTCAGCCACACCAAAGAACATCAGACCAATCCCCATACCTGCGGTAAACAGCATGGCAAACCATGATGAATTGCTGTAACTGGGCTCGCTGTGTTCAGGACCGAGCTTGATTTTACCCATGTCTGAGCATGCAATATAAATCAGCAGAATCAGAAAAATGGCAACGGAGAGTACATAAAACCAACTGAAGGAATCTGTAATCCACTGGTTCATCTGCCTGGTCACCAGGTCAAATGCATTGGGAGCAAGTAACACAACTGCCAGAAATGCGGCAATTGTCAGAACAGTACTGAAAAATACGTTCGGGTTAATATTGGAAAACCATGTTGATTTTCTGGAAGGCATAACTCCTCCAATTTTATTTTTTGAAAAGAATGACAGACCATGCAGGTCAGAGAAGATGTTCAGCAAAGTAAACAAAAAGCGGGTTCAGTGAAAATGAATTAAACCCAGACTCAGGATAAATCAGGATGGCGCAGACTGCAGTTTCATTCCTGTAACATTATTATCTTAGTGATTCTGCAGCATAGAAGTGCTCAGTCACGTGAACGCTCATCCGGCTTAGGGCGTTCAGGCAGATGTGCAATGTACTGCAGGGCAATCAGGCGCGAAACAATCAGTGCCAGATACATCACACCAGTGAACATCTGAAGCATGGCAAGAACCCGTGCCAGAGGGCTCATCGGTATCAGATCTGACAGACCCGTCGCCGACTGCAGGCTGAAGCTCAGAAACAGTAAATCCAGCCAGGACTGTAAACCTGAAACATTCGGATTCTGAAAACTGCCAGGTATCAGCAGCTGGCAGATGCTGTACAGAAATGCAAATCCCCAGGCGAGTAAAGTAAAGACTGCACCCGCTGCAAACAGCTCATCACGGGTCAGATAACGATCCGCAAACATATAACGCAGCAAGCCATAGGCAGCCACGAAGTAAGCCGCCGCTTCAAAGACGTGTGCCACTACCTGAACCGTAATATTTTTCACACCAAACAGGATGGGGATGGAAAAGATCACCGCCCCACCGACAAAACTGAGCCCCAGGAAAGTAAATACAGGGGTCTGACGAATGACTTTCGCAATCAGCAGCAGCACCAGTACACCAAGTGCCCAGGTCAGTGCTCTGAATGAAAGACTGTCATACGTCAGTAATGATAAAAATAAAAGCAGAATCTGTATAAGCAACAGCCATGCTGATGGTAAACCGCGGAATACCCGCCAGAAATCTACAAAAGCCTGCATGTTATTGTCCTGAGGGCTGATTGTTATTTTACTTGCTGAAAATTAACACAATTGAAGTGTTATTCTTTAATGATTTTGTATATCTGCCGAATTTTTATATACGTTTAACACGGTGGTTCATCCATAAAAAAAGCCCCGAATGGGGCTTTTTTTATCGGGCGGGATCAGTGATCTGATGCGCCAGAGATACCGATACCAGTCTGTGAACGTACAAACTGTGCATCAAACGCTTTGCGTTCTGCTTCTGCACGAGCAGAGCTGTCAGTTACAGAGAACAACCAGCAGCAGAAGAATGCAAGTGGCATAGCGAAGATAGCTGGACCATTGTATGGGTTGATTGGTGTTTCAGCAATTTTGAATGTATCCACCCATACTGCTTTAGACAGAATGATCAATGTTACAGCTGTTACCAGACCAACCACACCACCAATTACAGCACCACGTGTTGTTAAGCCTTTCCAGAACATAGACAGAACAAGTACTGGGAAGTTTGCACAAGCTGCTACAGAGAATGCTAAACCAACCATGAACGCAACGTTCTGTTTCTCGAAAATGATACCCAGGATCATTGCAAAGATCGCAAGACCAAGAGTCGCAATTTTAGACATGCGCAGTTCAGATTCAGGAGTCGTCTGACCTTTCTTGAATACGTTTGCATACAGGTCATGAGAGATTGCTGAAGCACCAGACAGTGTCAGACCCGCTACAACCGCAAGGATTGTTGCAAATGCTACTGCTGAAATGAAGCCCATGAACAGGTCGCCGCCCACTGCATCAGACAGGTGAACCGCAGCCATGTTGTTACCACCAACAAGCTCAAGCTTGCCAGTTACCGCCATTTTTGCAACATCAATGAACTGTGGGTTGTTTGAAACAAACAGGATCGCACCGAAACCAATGATGAAAGTAAGAAGATAGAAGTAACCAATGAAACCAGTTGCAACCACTACAGATTTACGAGCTTCTTTTGCATCTTTTACAGTGAAGAAACGCATCAGGATGTGTGGAAGACCCGCTGTACCGAACATCAATGCAAGACCTAAAGAAATCGCATCAATCGGGTTGGACGCAAGGCTGCCAGGACCCATGATCTTGGTTGCATCAGACAGGCTGATGTCATGTACCTGACTATAAATCGCAATTGACTGTTCAAACATGTTAGTGAAGCTGAAA encodes the following:
- the omp33-36 gene encoding porin Omp33-36 codes for the protein MKKLGLATALLLAMTGAQAYQFEVQGQSEYIDNTVNDKNFTGAVQGTYYFKNVDSSKGPLAEAAFLNQASNASLAYNYGDYDVKADADKNFVSHTIGAKAEAYVPTKVVPVYASVNYNHTITDGKDGQKDDDGDRYALEFGAVVAPNFLVAVGYTSVADQTSYDAFNIMNNGVAKAALESAAINQDQDAITARAKYVGAIDGTNMAVGFESGIVYGEDTAYNLKTDLYLTPALSVGASYAESSYAGSPDKAWAANVNYFITPAVAVGASYVNANYEADKTARTTVRDTQTVGLNAKFRF
- a CDS encoding BCCT family transporter → MPSRKSTWFSNINPNVFFSTVLTIAAFLAVVLLAPNAFDLVTRQMNQWITDSFSWFYVLSVAIFLILLIYIACSDMGKIKLGPEHSEPSYSNSSWFAMLFTAGMGIGLMFFGVAEPVMHYVSPPAGEAQTIQAAQQAMRITFFHWGLHAWAIYTVVGLSLAYFAYRHNLPLKVRSALYPIIGKKIYGPAGDAVDTFATIGTVFGVATTLGFGVTQINSGLNYLFGVEQSAVTQVILIVVVSAMASLSVFLGLDKGIKRLSELNLGLALLLLLFVFFAGSTIYLLQTTVQNVGQYISSLFSMTFNLYAYQSDGWIGGWTIMYWAWWISWSPFVGMFIARVSRGRSIREFISGVLLIPTGFTLIWMGFMGNSALYSILQEANTGLMLAVQKDSSVALFEFLHTLPFSGVMSSVATILVMLFFVTSADSGALVTDILTAKTEDSPAWQRLFWVVLMAVLAVVLLLVGGLGALQSATMMSALPFTFIMLLICWGLLKALRLDATKMEALQLARITPRAIQNPRSWQQRLGLIMHYPHTQDEVKQFIAQSVHQAFLSIQHEFQQRKLDVSISEVEAGLQLRVDHLNEINFIYQVVSRETTPPEFMVNDGMDAEYYQAEVFLREGGQNYDVMGWTQEDLLQDIIDQYERHLHFLNLVRTPEQLK
- a CDS encoding cation acetate symporter produces the protein MKWNSIKSKALAASTLLMSGMAMAGPDLGAAEQQSTNWHAIIMFAIFVGLTLFITKWAARQTTSTQDFYTAGGGISGFQNGLAIAGDYMSAASFLGISAMVFSSGFDGLLYSLGFMVGWPIVLFLVAERLRNLGKYNLSDVVSFRLAEKPVRTLAAVSSLVVVAFYLIAQMVGAGQLIKLLFGLNYNIAVVIVGLLMMAYVIFGGMLATTWVQIIKAVMLLSGATFMAFMVMKAVGFSFTNMFEQSIAIYSQVHDISLSDATKIMGPGSLASNPIDAISLGLALMFGTAGLPHILMRFFTVKDAKEARKSVVVATGFIGYFYLLTFIIGFGAILFVSNNPQFIDVAKMAVTGKLELVGGNNMAAVHLSDAVGGDLFMGFISAVAFATILAVVAGLTLSGASAISHDLYANVFKKGQTTPESELRMSKIATLGLAIFAMILGIIFEKQNVAFMVGLAFSVAACANFPVLVLSMFWKGLTTRGAVIGGVVGLVTAVTLIILSKAVWVDTFKIAETPINPYNGPAIFAMPLAFFCCWLFSVTDSSARAEAERKAFDAQFVRSQTGIGISGASDH
- a CDS encoding ion channel, which translates into the protein MQAFVDFWRVFRGLPSAWLLLIQILLLFLSLLTYDSLSFRALTWALGVLVLLLIAKVIRQTPVFTFLGLSFVGGAVIFSIPILFGVKNITVQVVAHVFEAAAYFVAAYGLLRYMFADRYLTRDELFAAGAVFTLLAWGFAFLYSICQLLIPGSFQNPNVSGLQSWLDLLFLSFSLQSATGLSDLIPMSPLARVLAMLQMFTGVMYLALIVSRLIALQYIAHLPERPKPDERSRD